CTTATCTTTCCAGTCATAACCAAAGAAAGAGGAGTACTCTTCTAAGGTTTCTGGACCACGGACAGCATGGTAAATACCACCGAAACCGAGTACAGCCGAGGAAATGATATGCAATACACCAACTACGAAGTAAGGGAAGGTGTCAATCACTTCACCACCAGTACCTACACCCCAACCGAGGGTAGCGATGTGAGGTAGAAGGATTAAACCTTGTTCGTACATAGGCTTTTCTGGGATAAAGTGAGCGACCTCAAACAAGGTCATAGCTCCAGCCCAGAAAACAATCAAACCAGCATGGGCTACGTGTGCGCCCAGCAATTTTCCAGAAAGGTTGATCAGACGAGCGTTACCAGACCACCAGGCAAAGCCGGAAGACTCTTGGTCACGTCCGCCACCCACCATATTAGTTCTAGAGAGCGTTACCACGAGGTAATACCTCCTCAGGGAATACAAATTTCTCGTGAGGCTGATCTTGAGGAGCCATCCAAGCGCGGATACCCTCGTTCAGCAAAATGTTTTTGGTATAGAAAGTTTCAAACTCAGGGTCTTCTGCTGCCCGTAATTCTTGGGAAACGAAGTCATAAGCTCGCAGGTTTAATGCCAAACCAACGATACCAATGGCTGCCATCCACAATCCGGTCACAGGGACAAATAGCATGAAGAAGTGTAACCAACGCTTGTTGGAGAAAGCAATCCCGAATATCTGAGACCAGAAACGGTTTGCAGTCACCATGGAGTAGGTTTCTTCTGCTTGGGTGGGGTTGAAAGCTCGGAAGGTGTTGGATGCTTCACCGTCTTCAAACAGGGTGTTTTCGACTGTTGCACCGTGAATCGCACATAATAGCGCTCCACCTAGTACACCAGCTACTCCCATCATGTGGAAGGGGTTGAGGGTGAAGTTGTGGAATCCTTGTACGAACAGGATGAAACGGAAAATTCCCGCTACTCCTAAGCTGGGTGCAAAGAACCAGCTTGATTGTCCCAAGGGGTACATCAAAAATACGCTGACGAAAACCGCAATGGGTGCAGAGAAGGCGATGGCGTTGTAGGGACGGATACCGACTAAACGGGAAATTTCAAACTGACG
The Calothrix sp. 336/3 DNA segment above includes these coding regions:
- the psbD gene encoding photosystem II D2 protein (photosystem q(a) protein), with protein sequence MTIAVGRAPSRGWFDVLDDWLKRDRFVFVGWSGILLFPCAFLAIGGWMTGTTFVSSWYTHGLASSYLEGCNFLTVAVSTPADSLGHSLLLLWGPEAQGDFTRWFQLGGLWPFVALHGAFALIGFMLRQFEISRLVGIRPYNAIAFSAPIAVFVSVFLMYPLGQSSWFFAPSLGVAGIFRFILFVQGFHNFTLNPFHMMGVAGVLGGALLCAIHGATVENTLFEDGEASNTFRAFNPTQAEETYSMVTANRFWSQIFGIAFSNKRWLHFFMLFVPVTGLWMAAIGIVGLALNLRAYDFVSQELRAAEDPEFETFYTKNILLNEGIRAWMAPQDQPHEKFVFPEEVLPRGNAL